In Corylus avellana chromosome ca2, CavTom2PMs-1.0, the following proteins share a genomic window:
- the LOC132170011 gene encoding secreted RxLR effector protein 161-like: protein MKDLGEAFYVIGIEIHRDRNQRILKLSQKACIEKDLERFRLKNCSTSVTPIIKGDKFSKNQCAQNALEQEQMKSISYASAVGNLLYAHVCTRSDIAMAVGMLSRYQSNPGLEHWKAEKKVMRYLQGTKDYSLTYKHTDHLEVVGYSDLDFVGCVDSRKFTSGYIFLLAGGAISWRSSKQTIVATSTMEA from the coding sequence atgaaagatttggGTGAAGCCTTCTATGTCATTGGCATAGAGATTCACAGAGACAGAAAtcaaagaatattaaaattgtCTCAGAAGGCTTGCATTGAAAAGGACTTAGAGAGATTTAGATTGAAGAACTGTTCAACTTCTGTAACACCTATCATTAAAGGGGATAAATTCAGTAAAAATCAGTGTGCTCAAAATGCATTGGAACAAGAGCAGATGAAAAGTATCTCATATGCATCTGCAGTTGGCAACCTATTATATGCACATGTTTGTACTAGATCTGACATTGCAATGGCAGTTGGAATGCTGAGTCGATATCAAAGCAACCCAGGATTGGAACATTGGAAAGCTGAAAAGAAAGTTATGCGGTATTTGCAAGGAACCAAGGACTACAGTTTGACATACAAACACACTGACCATTTGGAGGTGGTTGGATATTCAGATTTAGATTTTGTTGGATGTGTGGATAGCAGAAAGTTTACTTCAggatatatctttcttcttgctggagGGGCTATATCTTGGAGAAGTAGCAAGCAGACTATAGTTGCCACATCTACAATGGAGGCATAA
- the LOC132168687 gene encoding protein DESIGUAL 2: MAKNIGILVCVLIMVLDIAAGILGIEAEVSQGKVKHMKMWIFECREPSYTAYKLGLAAAILLALAHTIANILGGCICVSSKADYTNASANKQLAVASLVFSWLILAVGFSMLIIGTMANSTSRKSCGFPHRRLLSIGGILCFLHGMITVAYYVSATAAHREIEKHRNPTPRLSSPA, encoded by the exons ATGGCCAAAAATATTGGCATTCTTGTCTGTGTTTTGATCATGGTCTTGGACATCGCTGCCGGGATACTTGGCATTGAGGCTGAAGTCTCTCAAGGCAAG GTGAAACATATGAAGATGTGGATTTTTGAGTGCAGAGAGCCAAGCTATACGGCTTACAAGCTAGGATTGGCTGCAGCCATACTTCTAGCCCTGGCTCATACCATTGCTAACATCCTTGGTGGGTGCATTTGCGTTTCGTCCAAGGCAGATTACACAAACGCCTCAGCCAACAAGCAATTAGCCGTTGCTTCCCTCGTTTTCTCTTG GCTCATATTAGCCGTTGGATTCTCGATGCTCATCATAGGAACAATGGCAAACTCAACATCAAGAAAATCCTGTGGGTTTCCACACCGCCGCCTTCTGTCTATAGGAGGGATTCTATGCTTTCTTCATGGAATGATCACAGTCGCCTATTATGTGTCCGCCACTGCTGCACACAGAGAAATAGAAAAGCATAGAAACCCTACTCCACGTCTTTCATCTCCTGCTTGA
- the LOC132170012 gene encoding probable histone H2A.3 produces the protein MAGRGKSLGSGAAKKSTTRSSKAGLQFPVGRIARFLKAGKYAERVGAGAPVYLAAVLEYLAAEVLELAGNAARDNKKTRIVPRHIQLAVRNDEELSRLLGSVTIANGGVLPNINNLLLPKKTGHSSKSAPADDES, from the exons ATGGCTGGAAGGGGAAAGTCTTTGGGTTCAGGCGCCGCCAAGAAGTCCACCACTCGGAGCAGCAAGGCTGGTCTGCAATTCCCGGTCGGCCGTATCGCCCGGTTCCTCAAAGCCGGCAAGTACGCGGAGCGCGTCGGCGCCGGCGCACCCGTCTACCTCGCCGCTGTCCTTGAATATCTAGCTGCCGAG GTGTTGGAATTGGCCGGGAACGCAGCTCGGGACAACAAGAAGACTCGGATAGTGCCTCGCCACATCCAACTGGCCGTTAGAAACGACGAGGAGCTCAGCAGGCTGCTCGGTTCCGTCACCATCGCCAACGGTGGCGTTTTGCCCAACATTAACAACCTCCTTTTGCCCAAGAAAACCGGCCATAGCTCAAAGTCCGCTCCGGCCGATGACGAGAGCTAA
- the LOC132168685 gene encoding GLABROUS1 enhancer-binding protein-like translates to MAPKRPSHLEDPPAASSSEEEASSEEEEGSSSSEEEEEEAEAEKASSLPSTPVTEKKSVQKKPDPEPQSSSSGSGSDSDTDSGATPNQSVKPIASKPMEDSGPKATTKPRSKPASSAARSLAATKRPSSETDSKDSTKRAKKKAPEPSADGVVSPDNTKKSTAGDEKKLFQRVWSEGDEIAILKGMLEFAAKRGADPITDAVAFHEFVKKSLHVDVTKTQLVDKIRRLKKKYNNIAERAKKGKLLPVSKAHEHKAFELSRKVWGSTEEPNEVNPVVETAKPNGKSPSKKSNQKGNTSRSLKEELLVALPVAKKNVAEKMEIDKNQGSGPVSGRSLNGMVRFDKSMGVVGLEESVIMRGLELIGEDKRAELEERWREVEMAELEVFVKRSELVRDQARLIWESYKKEANDH, encoded by the coding sequence ATGGCTCCCAAACGCCCATCTCATCTTGAGGATCCCCCAGCTGCTTCTTCCTCTGAAGAAGAAGCTTCgtccgaagaagaagaaggatcgTCTTCgtctgaagaagaagaagaagaagctgaagCAGAAAAAGCCTCTTCTTTACCATCCACTCCGGTCACTGAAAAAAAGTCCGTTCAGAAAAAGCCAGACCCAGAGCCTCAATCGTCGTCATCCGGATCAGGGTCGGATTCAGACACGGACTCCGGGGCCACCCCGAACCAGAGCGTGAAGCCCATCGCATCCAAGCCCATGGAAGACTCGGGACCGAAGGCCACCACCAAGCCCAGATCAAAGCCTGCCTCTTCGGCCGCGAGATCGTTGGCGGCGACCAAGCGGCCGAGCTCCGAGACCGATAGCAAGGATTCGACCAAGCGGGCCAAGAAGAAGGCGCCGGAGCCGAGCGCAGACGGCGTCGTTTCGCCGGACAACACAAAGAAGTCAACCGCCGGAGATGAGAAAAAGCTCTTCCAGAGGGTGTGGAGTGAGGGCGACGAGATCGCGATTCTCAAGGGCATGCTCGAGTTCGCGGCGAAGAGAGGCGCCGACCCGATTACCGACGCGGTGGCGTTCCACGAATTCGTGAAGAAGTCGCTGCACGTGGACGTCACGAAGACGCAGCTGGTGGACAAGATCCGGAGGCTGAAGAAGAAGTACAATAATATCGCCGAGCGAGCGAAGAAGGGCAAGCTCCTCCCCGTCTCCAAGGCCCACGAGCACAAAGCCTTCGAACTCTCCAGGAAGGTCTGGGGCTCCACCGAAGAGCCCAACGAAGTAAACCCAGTAGTCGAGACCGCTAAACCGAATGGGAAATCGCCGAGTAAGAAGAGCAATCAGAAGGGGAACACCAGCCGGAGCTTGAAAGAGGAATTGCTTGTGGCTTTGCCGGTTGCGAAGAAGAACGTGGCTGAGAAGATGGAGATTGACAAGAATCAGGGTTCGGGTCCCGTGTCAGGGCGGAGTTTGAATGGGATGGTTCGGTTCGATAAGAGTATGGGTGTGGTGGGTTTGGAGGAGAGTGTGATAATGCGGGGGCTTGAGTTGATTGGGGAGGATAAGAGGGCGGAGTTGGAGGAGAGGTGGAGGGAGGTGGAGATGGCGGAATTGGAGGTCTTTGTGAAGCGTTCGGAGTTGGTTAGGGACCAGGCGAGGTTGATATGGGAATCGTACAAAAAGGAAGCCAACGACCATTGA